In one Desulfobacterales bacterium genomic region, the following are encoded:
- a CDS encoding MBL fold metallo-hydrolase — MADFFEIDFLRVEAKKSGDAIPLRYSVDGKTRIHITDGGFQDTGDKIIEHINKYYDSPAYIDAIVVTHPDGDHAGGLRKLFEEYEVAALWMLRPWLYADLLIDSFSRFTSVENLIKRLKELYPNLAALEELAKEHMVPIYEPFQGSIIGHFRVMAPSKIRYLDLIVESDKTPEPTKAEQLSFAHAAGRVVGKVITFIRAVWAQETFPEEDTSAENNMSIVQYANLCGERILLTGDAGRAALQEAADYAPYVGLTLPGIDRIQIPHHGSRHNVSTEILDRWLGPRLRSKPEGDDYNFTAIVSAAKVDEDHPRKSVVRAFIHRGGKVITTEDGDTRLGHNAPKRDWGPAKAVPYPEDEEEL; from the coding sequence ATGGCCGACTTTTTCGAGATTGATTTTCTGCGCGTTGAGGCGAAGAAGAGTGGTGATGCAATACCCCTTCGCTATTCGGTTGATGGAAAGACGCGCATTCATATCACCGATGGGGGATTTCAGGATACGGGTGACAAAATTATTGAGCACATCAACAAGTATTACGATAGCCCCGCTTATATAGACGCAATCGTGGTGACTCATCCGGACGGAGATCATGCTGGGGGCCTTAGAAAACTATTTGAGGAGTACGAGGTGGCCGCGCTTTGGATGCTCCGTCCCTGGCTCTATGCTGACTTGCTCATTGATAGTTTTAGTAGATTCACTTCAGTTGAGAATCTGATCAAACGACTGAAGGAACTTTATCCTAACCTTGCGGCGCTGGAGGAGCTGGCGAAAGAGCATATGGTTCCCATCTATGAACCCTTTCAAGGATCTATCATCGGTCATTTTAGGGTCATGGCTCCATCAAAGATTCGCTACCTTGATCTCATCGTTGAATCCGACAAGACGCCCGAACCGACGAAAGCAGAGCAACTGTCTTTTGCGCACGCGGCCGGCAGAGTAGTTGGAAAAGTCATCACATTTATTCGGGCCGTATGGGCGCAAGAGACGTTCCCAGAGGAGGACACAAGTGCGGAGAACAACATGAGCATTGTCCAATATGCTAACCTATGCGGTGAGAGAATCCTGCTCACTGGAGATGCTGGCCGCGCTGCCCTACAGGAAGCAGCTGATTATGCACCATATGTCGGCTTGACACTCCCGGGCATAGACCGCATTCAAATACCGCACCATGGATCAAGGCACAACGTATCTACGGAAATCTTAGATCGATGGTTGGGGCCACGGTTGCGCTCGAAGCCGGAAGGGGACGATTATAATTTTACCGCAATAGTGAGCGCGGCAAAGGTGGACGAAGATCATCCCAGGAAGTCAGTTGTCCGTGCGTTCATTCACAGAGGTGGCAAAGTCATCACGACGGAGGATGGGGACACTCGATTGGGACACAATGCGCCAAAGAGAGACTGGGGGCCTGCGAAAGCTGTTCCCTATCCAGAGGATGAGGAAGAATTATGA